A single window of Candidatus Bathyarchaeota archaeon DNA harbors:
- the rpiA gene encoding ribose 5-phosphate isomerase A, translating to MDWKEKAKKNAAIEAIKHVKDGFIVGLGSGSTAAYAIAEISRKIREEDLEIFGIPTSSQAFYLAVKYGIPTTTLDEHPVIDLTIDGADQIDKKLNLIKGMGGALAREKIVASCSKLVIIVADETKLTKNLGENQPVPIEILPFALKHVISKIEELGGKPKLREGKGKVGPVITDNGNYILDVNFGKIMNAIELNQKIKLIPGVVETGIFIETADIVYIGKREGNIRRLER from the coding sequence ATTGATTGGAAAGAAAAAGCAAAGAAAAATGCTGCCATAGAAGCAATAAAGCATGTAAAAGACGGGTTCATCGTAGGGTTAGGAAGCGGAAGCACAGCTGCTTATGCCATAGCTGAGATTAGCCGAAAAATACGTGAGGAAGACCTAGAAATATTTGGGATACCAACTTCGAGTCAAGCATTTTACTTAGCGGTAAAATATGGGATACCCACCACAACTCTCGACGAACACCCAGTCATTGACTTGACAATAGACGGTGCAGACCAAATCGACAAAAAACTAAATCTAATTAAAGGAATGGGTGGAGCACTAGCAAGAGAGAAAATTGTGGCTTCATGCTCCAAGTTGGTCATAATAGTTGCCGACGAAACAAAACTTACAAAAAATCTTGGCGAAAACCAACCAGTCCCAATAGAAATATTACCCTTTGCACTAAAACATGTAATTTCAAAAATCGAAGAGCTAGGAGGAAAACCCAAACTAAGAGAAGGAAAAGGAAAGGTTGGACCCGTAATTACTGACAACGGAAACTACATTTTAGACGTAAACTTCGGAAAAATAATGAACGCAATAGAGCTCAATCAAAAAATAAAGCTTATCCCAGGCGTGGTTGAAACAGGCATTTTCATAGAAACAGCCGACATCGTTTACATAGGTAAGAGAGAAGGAAACATTAGAAGATTAGAAAGATAG
- a CDS encoding helix-turn-helix domain-containing protein, producing the protein MRPPCELIVRYLLPAFRSLIAKELIEKYGFTQTEAAKKLGTTQAAISQYLGSKRGEKYIKEAEKLPEAKKLIKEIARSIVEEKATTTQTMRKFCQLCKNLRKEKVLCKLHREIATLPEICDICPPENEQ; encoded by the coding sequence TTGAGGCCGCCATGCGAACTCATAGTAAGATATCTACTTCCAGCTTTCCGAAGCCTAATAGCAAAAGAACTAATAGAAAAGTACGGATTCACCCAAACAGAAGCAGCAAAAAAGCTTGGAACAACCCAAGCAGCAATAAGCCAATATCTAGGCTCAAAAAGAGGGGAAAAATACATAAAAGAAGCAGAGAAACTGCCTGAAGCCAAGAAACTAATAAAGGAAATAGCAAGAAGTATAGTGGAAGAAAAAGCAACAACAACCCAAACCATGCGAAAGTTCTGCCAACTCTGCAAAAACCTAAGAAAAGAAAAAGTCCTATGCAAACTTCACAGAGAAATCGCAACCTTGCCAGAAATATGCGACATATGTCCACCAGAAAACGAACAATAA
- a CDS encoding VOC family protein, which translates to MIRRIWDVTLTVKDLKKAINFYQNVLGLQKKYEFNDYAGFDCGGVELGLKTWGELEKPRKGEPVINFLVDNVDEAHKILQNNGVKIIEGPKETLWGGRILLIADPDGNLLQLTEINWSKYYEANAKSKNKRLS; encoded by the coding sequence ATGATTAGAAGAATTTGGGATGTAACCCTTACAGTGAAAGACTTGAAAAAAGCCATAAACTTCTACCAAAACGTTCTGGGACTGCAGAAAAAGTACGAGTTTAATGACTACGCTGGCTTCGACTGCGGGGGAGTTGAATTAGGCCTAAAAACATGGGGAGAACTAGAGAAACCGAGAAAAGGCGAGCCGGTCATAAATTTTCTAGTAGACAACGTTGATGAAGCTCATAAAATTTTACAAAACAACGGAGTCAAAATAATTGAAGGCCCCAAAGAGACGCTCTGGGGAGGCCGCATACTCCTCATCGCCGACCCAGACGGAAACCTTCTGCAATTAACAGAAATAAATTGGAGCAAATACTACGAAGCAAACGCCAAAAGCAAAAATAAACGCCTTTCGTAG
- a CDS encoding MFS transporter: MPKFLTKHVAIIFLISFFVNLGFSCISPVFPYYVLALKGILTELPEELVGTIEAYKASVELGALMAAFMISRAPMAAFVGYLSDRMGRKKIIALGLTLYFLTAVGFILSPNIPSLIIVRILQGVSSAMVWPVAETLLTEIVDKLQRGKAMSIYVSLMNFAGIFGPSIGVAIYKLYITSVSNPDLFTALRTPFIFLAIVSLIALISSLSLPKGRKSNITTDRSHFNFQGIKDSLNKLSTEAKRSIYVIYVNGVVNGFGMGIVNTSAIVYIIQEVAKDPAGLGMLYSISGIVTIISSILAGHLSDKIGKRKQLIIAGYLISRPVFFIIPFIKSLWILIGFYSLATLSFGIGMPLMRVLQADLTPTEVRGTIFGFQQTFFNSGTAAGALIGGYLCAVVSNINFNLLGSTINGIFIPFWITAILGLFTTILFWLFVTEPKKKY; this comes from the coding sequence TTGCCAAAGTTTCTTACCAAGCATGTTGCCATAATCTTTTTAATATCGTTTTTTGTAAACCTTGGATTTTCATGCATCTCCCCTGTTTTTCCATACTACGTTCTCGCCTTGAAAGGAATTTTAACAGAATTACCGGAAGAGCTCGTGGGAACTATTGAAGCTTATAAGGCTTCAGTTGAGTTAGGGGCTTTAATGGCTGCTTTTATGATTTCAAGGGCACCAATGGCTGCTTTTGTAGGTTATCTAAGCGACAGAATGGGAAGGAAGAAAATAATTGCATTAGGGCTTACACTTTACTTTCTTACAGCTGTAGGGTTTATTCTAAGCCCGAACATACCCTCTCTAATTATTGTTAGGATATTGCAGGGAGTTTCCTCAGCCATGGTTTGGCCAGTTGCAGAAACCTTGCTCACGGAAATAGTTGACAAACTGCAGAGAGGAAAGGCCATGTCAATTTACGTTTCATTAATGAACTTCGCTGGCATATTTGGTCCATCCATAGGAGTTGCCATCTACAAGCTTTACATAACCTCAGTAAGCAATCCAGACCTATTCACTGCGCTTAGAACACCTTTTATCTTTTTGGCCATTGTAAGCTTGATTGCTTTAATTTCATCCCTTTCCCTCCCAAAAGGAAGAAAAAGCAACATTACAACTGACAGGTCACATTTCAACTTTCAAGGAATAAAAGACTCCTTAAACAAGCTATCTACAGAAGCAAAACGAAGCATCTATGTTATTTACGTAAACGGGGTAGTAAACGGATTTGGAATGGGCATAGTGAACACTTCCGCTATAGTATATATCATCCAAGAAGTCGCAAAAGACCCAGCGGGATTAGGAATGCTCTACAGCATAAGCGGAATAGTAACTATAATCTCCTCCATTTTGGCTGGTCATTTAAGCGATAAGATTGGGAAAAGAAAGCAGCTTATAATAGCCGGCTACCTTATATCAAGACCAGTCTTCTTCATAATTCCGTTCATTAAAAGCTTATGGATACTGATCGGATTTTACTCACTTGCAACCCTTTCATTCGGAATTGGAATGCCCCTAATGCGAGTTTTACAGGCAGATTTAACCCCAACCGAGGTTAGAGGAACAATATTCGGATTTCAACAAACATTTTTCAATTCTGGAACAGCCGCCGGAGCCCTAATAGGAGGATACCTCTGCGCAGTAGTATCAAACATAAACTTTAATCTTCTCGGATCAACCATTAATGGAATATTCATCCCATTCTGGATAACAGCCATTCTAGGCCTTTTTACAACAATTCTTTTCTGGCTGTTCGTTACCGAACCCAAAAAGAAATATTAG
- a CDS encoding TldD/PmbA family protein: MVIERLVEIAEKAVKATVKLGASQAQASAFLLDNALTRYANSQIHQNVASKNGGIIVKAVLPDKRIGSFRANTLEEAEIERVAETAIKIAKSAKPNTDFKSLPEPEPWSPIEDAFDKETAFCTPEYRAEKVKEAIETAHEKSPIVRAVAGYLSTNAIYFAVANSLGVSAYASLTTASMKTTVISESEGSEGFGTAEKYSRHVRDINPTLLAEDAAEKSVKSVKPIKIQPGEYEVVLSPLAVGTIFSYLGYIGFSAVPYQNGSSFVKYFLNKQVFDAKLNLKDDAKDPRTFYMTPVDGEGVPKKALNLIKNGVVSEESICYDSLRAGKENKKSTGHSIPPITRWFYEQPVPFNLIVEPGDSTMEEMIKETKHGIFVTYLHYVNPVEPTKAILTGLTRDGTFLIENGEITKPIVNMRFTDSMLSALKEIPLIGKALEIVEETTVPAMKLNKLRFVGISAY, from the coding sequence GTGGTGATTGAAAGACTTGTTGAAATAGCTGAAAAAGCCGTGAAGGCAACCGTTAAATTGGGTGCAAGTCAAGCTCAAGCCAGCGCTTTCCTTCTTGATAATGCCCTAACACGATACGCAAATTCGCAGATACATCAGAACGTAGCCTCAAAAAACGGAGGCATAATAGTAAAGGCTGTTCTTCCAGACAAGAGGATAGGAAGCTTTAGGGCTAACACTCTCGAAGAGGCTGAAATAGAAAGAGTAGCCGAAACAGCCATAAAAATAGCTAAATCCGCCAAGCCAAACACGGACTTTAAAAGCCTACCTGAACCAGAACCTTGGTCTCCAATTGAAGACGCATTCGATAAAGAAACCGCTTTCTGCACACCTGAATATCGAGCAGAAAAAGTTAAAGAAGCAATTGAAACCGCGCATGAAAAATCGCCAATCGTAAGAGCTGTTGCAGGATACCTCTCCACAAACGCAATTTACTTTGCTGTAGCCAACTCCCTGGGAGTTTCAGCCTACGCAAGTCTAACAACAGCAAGCATGAAGACAACGGTCATATCCGAAAGCGAAGGGTCAGAAGGTTTCGGAACAGCCGAAAAATATTCAAGGCATGTCAGAGACATAAACCCAACTTTACTGGCGGAAGACGCCGCTGAAAAATCAGTAAAGAGCGTTAAACCAATTAAAATTCAGCCCGGAGAATACGAAGTTGTCCTTTCTCCACTAGCAGTAGGAACAATATTTTCATATTTAGGCTATATAGGATTCTCAGCCGTACCATACCAAAACGGAAGCTCATTTGTTAAATACTTCCTAAACAAGCAAGTTTTCGACGCAAAACTAAACTTGAAAGACGATGCAAAAGACCCCAGAACATTCTACATGACCCCAGTAGACGGCGAAGGAGTACCCAAAAAGGCGTTAAACCTTATAAAAAACGGGGTGGTCTCCGAAGAAAGCATATGCTACGATTCTCTAAGAGCTGGAAAGGAAAATAAGAAAAGCACTGGGCATTCCATTCCGCCTATTACAAGATGGTTCTATGAACAACCAGTCCCCTTCAACCTAATAGTTGAACCAGGCGACTCAACGATGGAGGAGATGATTAAAGAAACCAAACACGGAATATTTGTAACCTATCTTCATTACGTTAATCCAGTTGAACCAACTAAGGCAATATTAACAGGACTTACAAGAGATGGAACCTTCCTCATAGAAAACGGCGAAATCACAAAGCCCATAGTCAACATGCGATTCACCGACAGCATGCTCTCAGCCTTAAAGGAAATCCCATTGATAGGCAAAGCTCTAGAAATAGTTGAAGAAACAACTGTTCCAGCCATGAAACTTAACAAACTGAGATTCGTCGGCATTTCAGCCTATTAG
- a CDS encoding TldD/PmbA family protein, with the protein MFSELGTLALEEAKKRGASYADIRIGEISDEVLTIKNGAPEEVRLVQTKGFGVRVIVNGAWGFAASVDINKEEILRIVEKAVSIAKASATLKKKDVQLSKEEVRQDRYETPYKKDPFEVPLEEKLRVLFEAERLLAEQSPLIKASYSYYRGFREKKFFMNTEGAEISQTITWCGGGLMAIAVKNGEMQVRSYPASFRGDFSTAGYEFFESLALIENAKKVGRELLKLFEAEKCPSTVTDLILTGDQLALQIHESCGHPTELDRVLGTEADYAGTSFLTPEKLGKFKYGSEYVNIVADATVPGGLGTFGYDDEGTPAKKVYLVKQGLFVGYQSSRETAVELNLGESSGGMRADSPLTLPLIRMTNINLLPGDWKAEEIIEETKDGILMMTNRSWSIDDKRINFQFGTEIGWRIKNGSRENMVKNPTYIGVTPQFWGSCDAVSRDDWRMWGTPNCGKGVPGQVMYVGHGCGTARFRNIRVGLI; encoded by the coding sequence GTGTTTTCGGAACTTGGAACTCTAGCCTTGGAAGAAGCTAAGAAGAGGGGAGCAAGCTATGCTGACATAAGGATAGGCGAAATATCCGACGAAGTTTTAACAATCAAAAATGGGGCGCCTGAAGAAGTTAGACTCGTGCAAACAAAGGGTTTTGGAGTTAGAGTCATAGTAAACGGCGCCTGGGGCTTTGCGGCTTCAGTTGACATAAACAAGGAAGAAATATTGCGCATAGTTGAAAAGGCAGTCAGCATTGCAAAAGCAAGTGCCACGCTTAAAAAGAAAGATGTACAACTAAGCAAAGAAGAGGTAAGGCAAGATAGATATGAAACTCCTTACAAAAAGGATCCGTTCGAAGTTCCATTAGAAGAAAAGCTTAGGGTTCTTTTTGAAGCAGAACGGTTGTTGGCTGAGCAGTCTCCGCTTATCAAAGCTTCATACAGTTACTATCGAGGCTTTAGAGAAAAGAAATTCTTCATGAACACTGAAGGCGCTGAAATTTCTCAGACAATAACTTGGTGTGGCGGAGGCTTAATGGCGATAGCAGTAAAAAATGGTGAAATGCAGGTGAGGTCCTATCCAGCCTCCTTCAGAGGGGACTTTTCAACAGCGGGCTACGAATTCTTCGAGTCACTAGCTTTAATTGAAAACGCGAAAAAGGTCGGCCGAGAACTCCTAAAACTTTTCGAAGCTGAAAAATGCCCATCCACAGTAACAGACCTTATCTTAACGGGAGACCAACTTGCACTCCAAATACATGAAAGCTGCGGTCACCCAACAGAACTTGACCGTGTTCTAGGAACAGAAGCCGACTACGCAGGCACAAGCTTCTTGACTCCGGAAAAACTTGGAAAATTCAAGTATGGTTCTGAATATGTGAACATAGTAGCCGACGCAACAGTTCCAGGAGGATTAGGCACTTTCGGCTATGACGATGAAGGAACACCAGCCAAGAAAGTTTACTTGGTTAAGCAAGGCTTGTTTGTTGGCTACCAAAGTTCACGTGAAACAGCAGTTGAGCTCAACCTAGGCGAAAGCAGCGGCGGAATGCGCGCCGATTCACCGTTAACTTTGCCATTAATACGTATGACAAACATTAACTTGCTGCCGGGCGACTGGAAAGCTGAAGAAATAATTGAAGAAACAAAAGATGGAATTTTAATGATGACCAACCGTTCTTGGAGCATAGACGACAAACGGATAAACTTCCAGTTCGGAACCGAAATAGGTTGGAGAATAAAGAATGGAAGCAGAGAAAATATGGTTAAAAATCCAACTTATATAGGGGTTACACCGCAATTTTGGGGTTCATGCGACGCAGTAAGCAGAGACGACTGGAGAATGTGGGGAACCCCAAACTGCGGCAAGGGAGTGCCGGGTCAAGTCATGTACGTTGGACATGGATGTGGAACAGCTAGATTCCGAAATATCCGTGTAGGTCTAATCTAA
- the feoB gene encoding ferrous iron transport protein B, with translation MTEKEKKLRIALAGNANVGKSVIFNQLTGLNQVVGNWPGKTVERAEGTLFFEGYRIHVIDLPGIYSLSTYSIEEIVSRDYIAIEKPDVIINVVDASTLERNLYFTIQLLELEAPLILDLNQVDFAAKKGIRIDAEKLSKALGVPVVPTVAISGVGINELLTTVVAVIEGKIGLNPLKIRYGKEIEGRLEKLEKIVKEKTPQICEIYPSRWIAVKLLENDPAVVGKIRSYEQGEEVVDAAGKFASEIEKIHGEPAHVVIASERYNLANRIAQEVTVIVSPPRLSLEEKLDAITSHKVFGYPILAAVLGLIFTVIFLGGNFLTELLEGFFDDFLIPIVENALATFFPQVVTDLISGGVITGIVAGITIALPYIIPFYIFLALLEDTGYLPRAAFLMDNLMHKIGLHGKAFIPLMLGYGCNVPACIGCRIMETERERFLAGFVVVLIPCAARTVVILGLVGRFIGMHAALALYIFDLILVFVLGRIAFKVLPGEPIGLIMEMPPYKRPSIKNILVKTWNRTKDFIYIAFPIIIAGSVVIEALAITGVMKHVVMAMSPFFEGWLGLPSVTGIPLIFGILRKELTLILLSELIPLASLTHVQMIVFSLVTMIYIPCIATIAACIHEFGWKKAMLITFLDIGLALLLGGIAFRLLSLFM, from the coding sequence ATGACTGAAAAGGAGAAAAAGCTTAGGATAGCCCTTGCTGGAAATGCTAACGTTGGAAAAAGCGTTATTTTCAACCAGCTTACAGGATTAAATCAAGTAGTTGGAAATTGGCCTGGAAAAACTGTTGAAAGAGCTGAAGGAACACTCTTCTTTGAGGGCTACAGAATCCACGTTATAGATTTGCCGGGAATATATTCTCTTTCAACTTATTCAATTGAAGAAATAGTTTCGAGAGATTATATTGCAATTGAAAAGCCGGACGTTATAATAAATGTTGTAGATGCTTCAACTCTTGAGAGAAATCTGTACTTTACAATTCAACTTTTAGAACTTGAAGCACCATTAATTTTGGATTTAAATCAAGTTGATTTTGCAGCTAAGAAAGGCATAAGAATTGACGCTGAAAAGCTTTCTAAAGCTTTAGGAGTCCCTGTTGTTCCAACAGTCGCTATCTCGGGAGTGGGCATTAACGAACTTTTAACAACGGTTGTAGCTGTGATTGAAGGAAAAATTGGGCTGAACCCTCTAAAGATTAGGTATGGTAAGGAAATTGAAGGACGACTTGAAAAACTTGAGAAAATTGTGAAAGAGAAGACTCCTCAGATATGTGAGATTTATCCTTCACGATGGATTGCTGTTAAGCTTTTAGAAAATGACCCCGCGGTTGTTGGGAAAATTAGGTCTTATGAACAAGGAGAGGAAGTTGTGGATGCTGCGGGAAAATTTGCTTCTGAAATAGAGAAGATTCACGGTGAACCTGCCCATGTTGTTATTGCTTCTGAAAGGTATAACCTCGCAAATAGAATAGCGCAGGAAGTCACTGTTATTGTTTCTCCGCCTAGGCTCAGTTTAGAGGAGAAACTTGACGCTATTACTTCCCATAAAGTATTTGGTTATCCAATCCTTGCAGCGGTTTTAGGCTTAATATTTACAGTTATTTTCCTAGGTGGAAACTTCTTAACTGAGTTGCTTGAAGGCTTCTTTGACGATTTTCTAATTCCAATCGTTGAAAATGCTTTGGCTACGTTTTTTCCTCAAGTTGTAACAGACCTTATTTCCGGCGGAGTTATAACTGGGATCGTAGCGGGAATTACCATCGCTTTGCCTTACATAATTCCATTCTACATTTTCTTGGCTTTGCTTGAAGACACTGGTTACTTGCCTAGAGCCGCCTTTCTAATGGATAACCTTATGCATAAAATTGGCTTGCATGGGAAAGCTTTCATTCCCCTAATGTTAGGTTATGGATGCAATGTTCCAGCGTGCATTGGCTGCCGCATAATGGAGACAGAAAGAGAAAGGTTTCTCGCAGGCTTCGTAGTTGTTTTAATTCCATGTGCAGCTAGAACAGTTGTAATTTTAGGTTTAGTTGGGCGTTTCATCGGGATGCATGCAGCTTTAGCGCTATACATTTTCGATTTAATTCTTGTCTTTGTTCTGGGCAGAATAGCCTTCAAGGTTTTACCCGGCGAGCCCATAGGCTTGATTATGGAGATGCCTCCTTACAAGAGGCCTTCAATAAAGAACATTCTTGTTAAGACTTGGAACAGAACAAAAGACTTCATCTACATAGCCTTTCCAATAATTATCGCTGGAAGCGTGGTCATAGAGGCTTTAGCTATTACAGGAGTTATGAAGCATGTTGTCATGGCCATGAGTCCATTTTTTGAGGGTTGGCTTGGTCTTCCTTCGGTTACCGGTATTCCTCTAATCTTCGGAATTTTACGTAAGGAATTGACGCTTATACTTCTGTCTGAACTCATTCCTTTGGCGTCGTTAACTCATGTTCAAATGATTGTTTTCTCACTTGTAACAATGATTTATATCCCATGCATCGCCACAATTGCGGCTTGTATCCACGAGTTTGGATGGAAAAAAGCCATGCTCATAACTTTCCTTGACATTGGTTTGGCGCTGCTTCTTGGAGGAATAGCGTTTAGGCTGCTTTCCCTCTTTATGTAA
- a CDS encoding ferrous iron transport protein A produces MRYHLRRRHGIDDKAIDDFYSSIRSLKGRVEETIPLTRLSEGKEGVVSYLLGGYGMVRRLTEMGLTPGTTVKVLRRGLLRGPVQIEVRGCRLALGYGVASRVFVKPAGRKVHD; encoded by the coding sequence ATGCGTTATCACTTGAGAAGACGCCATGGAATTGATGATAAGGCAATAGACGATTTTTATTCAAGTATTCGAAGTTTAAAAGGGCGAGTTGAGGAGACAATTCCTCTTACTAGGCTTTCAGAGGGAAAGGAAGGGGTTGTCAGTTATCTGCTTGGTGGCTATGGGATGGTTAGACGGCTAACTGAAATGGGGTTAACGCCTGGTACAACCGTTAAAGTGTTGAGGAGGGGTTTACTGAGAGGCCCAGTTCAAATAGAAGTTAGAGGATGCCGTCTCGCCCTCGGCTACGGTGTTGCTTCAAGGGTTTTTGTTAAACCGGCTGGAAGGAAAGTGCATGACTGA
- a CDS encoding metal-dependent transcriptional regulator, giving the protein MKKQKLQLTKESEEYLETIYKLQKKNGIAKTSEIARQLNVALGSVTNTIENLERRGLIEHKPYKGVKLTEKGMKEALKVLRKHRLAERLLTDALKMKWSEVHEAACSLEHALTEEILRHIEKALGYPKKCPHGNPIPTDKGEIQEEKSYPLTLLKIKETAEIVKITEESSEKLRVLEEYGLKPGTKLSLIDKSFREGFIELKIGATCLKLDLETASGVWVRRENDD; this is encoded by the coding sequence TTGAAAAAACAAAAACTCCAACTGACAAAGGAATCAGAAGAATACCTCGAAACAATCTATAAACTACAGAAAAAGAATGGAATAGCAAAAACATCAGAAATTGCAAGGCAACTAAACGTTGCTTTAGGCTCTGTAACAAACACCATTGAGAACTTAGAAAGAAGGGGCCTAATAGAGCATAAACCCTACAAAGGAGTAAAACTAACTGAAAAAGGCATGAAAGAAGCGCTAAAAGTTCTGAGGAAACATCGCTTAGCCGAAAGACTTCTAACAGACGCCTTAAAAATGAAGTGGAGCGAAGTTCATGAAGCTGCTTGTTCCCTTGAACACGCACTAACAGAAGAAATACTGCGTCACATTGAAAAGGCATTAGGATACCCTAAAAAGTGCCCTCATGGAAATCCAATTCCAACAGACAAGGGAGAAATTCAAGAAGAAAAATCCTATCCGCTTACTTTACTAAAAATAAAAGAAACAGCTGAAATAGTTAAAATAACCGAAGAATCCAGTGAGAAGTTGAGAGTTTTAGAGGAATATGGATTAAAACCCGGAACAAAACTAAGTTTAATCGATAAAAGTTTTAGAGAAGGATTTATCGAGCTTAAAATCGGTGCAACTTGTTTAAAGCTGGATTTGGAAACAGCTTCTGGAGTATGGGTGAGGAGGGAAAACGATGACTGA
- a CDS encoding DMT family transporter gives MAFKRTRKLALTEGLIAGMLFGTASIFVRFLGEVDTFSIAFWRLVIASTMLAIILVVLKKPFMFSTMLRNFKDLIVLSVFLGLHFILFVSAVKDTTILNATVFVNTTPIFSMFISSFIFKVKPSRLAVLGLITSFIGALIIAYAESSPNGFSPSIRGDIEAVLAALVEAFYLNFGRKMRSKMPLLSTMLPICLLAAVVVGFISIPMGHTLTVPLEFEFLAPLICLGLLPTAMAHTLYFSSLSNLKSFETATMALLEPIGATILGMIIFQEIPKLLFVFGASLILLGIVFVAVQQE, from the coding sequence TTGGCTTTCAAACGAACTCGAAAACTTGCATTGACTGAAGGGTTAATAGCTGGAATGCTCTTCGGAACAGCTTCAATTTTCGTGCGGTTCTTAGGGGAAGTTGACACTTTTTCGATTGCTTTTTGGCGGCTTGTAATTGCATCTACGATGTTAGCTATAATTCTCGTAGTATTGAAAAAGCCGTTTATGTTTAGTACTATGTTAAGGAACTTTAAAGACTTAATTGTTTTAAGCGTTTTTCTGGGGCTTCACTTTATACTTTTTGTGTCTGCGGTTAAAGATACAACAATACTTAATGCAACAGTGTTTGTTAATACGACGCCTATCTTCTCAATGTTTATTTCAAGTTTCATCTTTAAGGTTAAGCCCTCTCGCTTAGCCGTTTTGGGTTTAATAACATCTTTTATTGGTGCTTTAATAATAGCTTATGCGGAATCTTCGCCAAACGGTTTTTCTCCAAGCATAAGGGGAGATATAGAAGCTGTTTTAGCTGCACTTGTTGAAGCTTTTTACTTAAACTTTGGAAGAAAAATGCGTAGTAAGATGCCTCTTCTTTCAACTATGCTTCCTATATGTTTGTTAGCCGCGGTAGTTGTAGGCTTTATAAGTATCCCTATGGGGCATACTTTAACTGTTCCTTTAGAATTTGAATTTCTTGCTCCACTTATATGTTTGGGCCTACTGCCAACTGCAATGGCGCATACGCTCTATTTTTCCTCTCTTTCGAATCTGAAATCTTTCGAAACCGCTACTATGGCTTTACTTGAACCAATCGGAGCAACGATTTTAGGCATGATAATTTTTCAGGAAATTCCAAAATTGTTATTCGTTTTTGGTGCTTCTCTCATTTTACTTGGTATAGTGTTCGTCGCTGTGCAACAGGAATGA
- a CDS encoding DUF134 domain-containing protein: protein MPRFNRRWCHRRRRGRIGRPPKPVTIGVTPPIQGFNPFPFPQIPPEPVVLEAAEVEALRLVDLEKCSFSEAGQRMNVSRNTVWRLAENARRKIIMAILEGRPILIRKAELHPPPPQQP, encoded by the coding sequence ATGCCAAGATTCAATCGAAGATGGTGCCACAGACGCCGAAGAGGAAGAATAGGAAGACCTCCAAAACCAGTTACGATAGGAGTAACTCCGCCGATTCAAGGCTTCAACCCCTTCCCGTTCCCACAGATTCCACCCGAACCAGTAGTGTTAGAGGCCGCAGAAGTAGAGGCCCTACGCCTAGTTGACCTAGAAAAATGCTCATTCAGCGAAGCCGGACAAAGAATGAATGTTTCAAGAAACACAGTTTGGAGATTAGCTGAAAATGCAAGAAGAAAAATTATAATGGCCATTCTTGAAGGAAGGCCCATACTTATTAGAAAAGCTGAACTTCACCCTCCGCCTCCACAACAACCATAA